AGGAAATCCAAATAGTCCAGCTATTCCAAACAGTTGAGCACCAACAAACATACACATTAGTGTTATTAAAGGATACAGACCAATTTGTTGTCCTACTACTTTTGGCTCTAATATTTGTCTAACAACAGTTATGATGATGTATAGTATTAAAAGTCCTACTGCCAAATGTATATTTCCATTGATTAATGAAATAATCATCCAAGGAGTTAGGATACTTCCTGTACCTAATACTGGTAAAATATCTACAAGTGCAACGATGACAGATATAGTAAATGCATTTTCAACTTGTAGGAGATTAAGACCAATAAGAAGTTCCACAAATGTTACTGATAGTAGTATAGCATATGCTTTTAGCAATTTTAAAATAGCATTGACACTGCTATTTTTTATATTGATTATCATCGACTGACTTTTTTCTGGAAACTGTCTTAAAATAAAGTTTACTATTTTTTGATAGTCAAATGTAAAGAAAAAAGAAGCAATTAAAGTTATAATAAGTTTCAACATAAATGCAGGTGTTTTACTTGCAATACTTGCAATAGCATTAAGTGCATTTGTTGAAATAGAGGCAACTAAAGACATCATAGATTGACTGATATTATCCCAACCAAGTATCAATGCTAGATTAACATTAGGAGTACTAGCATCTATCTTAGAAAATAAAGTGTTTAGTGTTGGCTGTATACCTGATTTGTATATGTCAGGAAGTCTAAAAAATATATCACTTATACTAGCAAATATTTTTGCACCAAAACTAACTAATAAAAATATTCCTAATCCATAAAAGGCTAAAAGCACTACCGCAGAAATAAATGTACGGTTTAAGTTTGTATTATCTGTAATAAGTTTTATAATAGGTCTTAAAATAAAGGCAATGATAAAACTAATCACAAAAGGCATTAATAATGGAAATAAGAATTTTAACACAACATATATAATACTTGCTATTAAAACTACATATGTAAATTTAATTATAAAGCCCTTTTGTTTTTGAATGTCCATAATATAAAACCTCCAATGTATTTGTTATTATTCTAAATATAGTCTTTTTTATGTAAAATACACTACTGTATATTGATTATAAACTATAAAGCTTCTATGTAGTAAATAAATTATGTAAAATTTAGGTTAATTTTGTATAAAGATATACTTTTGTATTTTTAAATTATTAAGTAAATACGAAAAAATATTTTAAATAAATAGCATAAAATTGTGATAAAATTAATTTATAATGTTTGAGCTAAATATAGTAGATAACTTATCATATGATAGATAACTTTTAAGAGGTGGTAAGATGAAAAACTTTAGAGATTTAGGTGGAAATAGAACAGAGGATGGTAGAACTGTAAAGTATGGTTTATTTTATAGGTCTGCAAAGTTGTCAAATTTGAGTAAGAATGATATAAAGGTTTTAAAAGATTTAAATATCAAATATGTATTTGATTATAGAAGTGATGAAGAGGCTCGTAAACATCCATCAACAATAATATCAAATATAAAAAATATAAGAATTCCAGCGATGAGAGAATTAGAAGAATCAGGAGGTCGTTTTGGTTCTATCGAAGATATGATTGATGGGTTATTTGAAAAAGATGGTGCGTTTAATATGCTAAATAATAGCTATTATAATCTACCTGTAAATAATCCTTCATATAAAAAACTAGTAGAACTTATAAAAGATTACTCTAATTTGCCAATACTAAATCATTGCACAGCTGGTAAGGATAGAACTGGTGTAGGAAGTGCTATAATTCTTATGATTTTGGGTGTATCAAGAGAAAATATAATGAAAGATTATCTAAAAAGCAATGAGTTTGCAGACAAGGAAATAGAACGGTTTATAGAATATAAGCCTAAATTTAAAGATATTCCAAAAGAAAGATTAAATTATATATTTGGTGTAAATGAAGAATATATAAAGACTGCTTTTAGAAGAATTGATGAGGAATACAATAGTGTAGAAGAGTATCTATATGGAGAATTTAAGTTAGATAAAGAAGAAATAAAAAAATTGAGAAATCAATATCTAGAGTAAAAGGTGATTTTATGAGTTTAAATATAACAGCTAGACAGATAAATATAATAAAGATACTGTTAAATTCAAAAGAAACAATGAGTGGACTTGCCCTAAGCCAAGAAATAGGGTGTTCTTCAAAGACTATACAAAATGAAATAAAGGATATTAATAGACAGCTTAAAAATAGTAAAATTTTATCAATAAGAGGTGTTGGTTATAAATTAGAGGGAAGTTTTAATGAAGTGAATTTGAATAGCAATCTTTATGATGATGTGGATAGAGTAGAGTATATAATCAGAAAAATACTAACTTTAAGTAATGAAGAAAAAAATACTATAAGGCTTGAAGATTTAGCTGATTCTATGTATGTAAGTGTTTCAACAGTAAAAAATGACTTAAAAGAAGTAAAGAGGATATTGGATAAGTATTCAATTTCCATTAAATCTAAACATAAACAAGGTATATGTATTTCTGAAAATGAAGATAAGATACTAAATTGTATAATTGATTTAAGTAATAAGAGAGACAATCAACTCAGTCTAAATGATTTTTTAAATGACGATATAAAAGAAAAAAAATTAATAATAAAAAAAATATTATTAGATGTATTAAATGAAAATGGATTAGTACTAACTGATATAGAATTTAAGAATGTATTAAATAATATATTAGTTATTTTGAGTAGGCATAAGTATGATGAAAAAGAATTTATAAAGGAATATGTAGAAACTTATAACAATAAGAGAAGTTCAATATTAGAAAATGAACAGAACAAAGAAATTATAATAAATTCAATAAGAACGTTTTGTAAAAATTTAAAGCTAGCTACATCAATAGATATAAGTCATGATGACATATTTGAAGAGTATTTATATAAGCATATAAGTAGCTTGTGTAAGAAAATAAAGTTAGGCATGAATCAATCGCCTATAATAGCACAAGATATTAAAATAAAATATCCATTTGCATTTGAATTAGCTAATATAGCTAAAAAAACAATAGAGCAAGATTTAAAAATAGAAATTAACGAAGATGAAGTTGCAAATATAGCTCTACATATAGGAGGGGCTGTTGAGAGGGCATCTTATAATAATAAAGATAAGGTTTTCAAAGCAATAATAGTTTGTACATCAGGTATAGGTACATCAATGTTAATAAAAGCTAAATTAGAGAATATATTTAGAGAAAAGCTAGAAATATTAAAAGTTATTCCTTCATATCTAGCCGAATATGTAAAGGTTATAGATGTTGATTTTGTAATATCTACTGTACCTATTGAAATAGGTGATATACCAGTAATAAACATATCTCCAATGTTGAGTGAAAAGGAAATTAAATTAATTGAAAAATATATAGAAACAGGAAATGTATATTTGGATTTAGAGATAAAAAACTTATTTGATAGTGAGTTGTTTTTTACTGATTTAGATTTTAAATATAAAGAAGATGTTATAGATTTTATGGCAAGTAAACTTGTACAAAAAGGTTATATAGATGGCGATATGAAAAACTCTTACTTTGAGAGAGAAAAAATAGCAACAACAGAAATAGGCAACATGGTATCTATACCACATGGAGCTATTGGAAAGGTTTTTGATAATAAAATAGCAATTGGAATACTAAAAAAACCAATTGCTTGGGAAATATCAGATGTGCGTTTAATAATAATGTTAGCACTTGATAAAGATAAAATATTAGATTATGAAACTATATTTTCAAACATATACAAAAGAGTGGACTCTATAGCAAAAGTTATAAGCATATGCGAAAATAGTAATTTCGAAAAATTTGTAAACATGTTTAAATAGAGATATATGGAACATGGTGTTGTATATACACATGCGAATTTGGATAATATAAAACTAAATAAGATAAAAACGATAAATTTCTCTTTTAATTAAGAGAAATTTTTTGACTTTCAGGGATATTAATATGGAGTTAAGATATAAACATAAGATAAATAAATAAAAAGAGGTGGCAAAATGATTTATACAGTAACATTAAATCCATCAATAGATTATATAGTTAAATTAGATGAATTAAATACAGGAAGTACAAATCGTGTAAATGAAGAATACGTTTATCCAGGAGGAAAAGGTATAAATGTGTCTTGTATACTTAAAGAACTTGGACATGATAACACATCATTAGGTTTTATAAGTGGTTTTACTGGTGAATATATAGTAAAGACATTGGAGGAAAAAAAATTAAAGACAGATTTTATAAAATTGAAAAACGGTTTTTCAAGAATAAATGTAAAAGTAAACGTGTCAGAGGAAACCGAAATTAATGGACAAGGACCCAATATAAGTGATGAATACATCAATCTATTATATAAAAAACTTGATAAATTAAATCAAGAGGATATTTTAATATTGGCAGGTAGTATACCATCTACTTTAGATGAAAAATTATATGAAAATATAATGTCTAGACTAGAAGAAAAAAATATAAAAATTGTTGTAGATGCAACAAAAAATCTTCTTCTTAATGTATTAAAATATAAGCCTTTCCTAATTAAACCTAATAATGATGAATTAGAGGAAATGTTTAGTGTCAAATTAAATTCAAATGAAGATATAGTAAAATATGCTAGAAAGTTAAAAGAAATGGGAGCTGTAAACGTTTTAGTATCAATGGGTAAAGATGGAGCACTACTAATTACTGAATATAACGAAGTATTTATAAGTGATGTACCAAAAGGAACTGTAAAAAATTCTGCTGGAGCAGGAGATTCCATGGTAGCAGGATTTATATCTGGATACTTAAGTACTGGTGAATATGATTATGCTCTTAAATTAGGTGCAGCTTCAGGGAGTGCAACTGCTTTTTCCTATGATTTAGCTGAAAGAAAACATATTGATAAATTAGTAAATGAAATAGCTGTTAAAAGATTTTAAAAATATCATACAAAATAGATAGAGAGGAAATGAGAATTTATGAAAATTATAGACTTGTTAGATGAGAAATCGATTAAATTAAATTTAGAGTCAAAAAATAAACCAAAAGTAATAGAAGAACTAGTTGATTTAGTTGCAAATAGTGGTAATTTAAATGATAAAGAAAATTATAAAAAAGCAATTTTAGCTCGTGAAGAGATGAGTACAACAGGTATTGGAGAAGGTGTGGCTATCCCCCATGCTAAGACTACAGCAGTTAATAAAGCTTGTATAGCAGCAGCAGTATCAAAGGAAGGTATAGATTATGAGTCTTTTGATGGAAGTTTATCAAACTTATTTTTTATGATAGCAGCACCAGATGGAGCTAATAATACACATCTTGAAGTATTATCTAGATTATCTACAATACTTATGGATGAAGATTTTAGAAATAAACTTATAAATTCAAGTTCAGCAAGAGAGTTCAAAGAAATAATAGATAAAAAAGAAAGAGAAAAGTTCAGTGATGAATATCAGGATGAAGAAATTAGTAAAGAGGATATTGTAAATAATAAAGATAAAAATATTAGTAAATATCCTCAAATTTTAGCAGTAACAGCATGTCCAACAGGAATAGCACATACATTTATGGCAGCTGAAAGTTTAAATAAGATGGCTGAAAGTAAAGGTATCTCTATAAAGGTAGAAACCAATGGTTCAGCAGGAGTGAAGAATAGACTTACAAAAGAAGAGATAGAAAATGCTACATGTATAATAGTAGCAGCAGATAAAAATGTTGAAATGGCTAGATTTGATGGAAAAAAAGTTATAAAAACTAAGGTTGCTGATGGCATACACAAAGCGGAAGAACTTATAGAAAAAGCTGTAAATGGAGATGCTCCAATTTATCATGGTGGAGGAGAAGGAAGTCACAACGAATCAGGTGAAGAAAGTGAAAGTGGATTTAGAAAAGTATATAAGCATTTAATGAATGGTGTATCTAATATGTTACCATTTGTTATTGGTGGAGGTATACTTATAGCTTTAGCATTCTTACTTGATGATTACTCTATTGACCCTTCACATTTTGGGTCAAATACACCAATAGCAGCATTTTTTAAGGGAATTGGAGATAAAGCATTTGGATTTATGTTACCTGTACTTGCAGGTTATATAGCATATTCTATATCTGATAGACCTGCATTTGTTGTAGGTTTTGTAGGAGGAGCACTTGCAGGAGATGGTGGTTCAGGTTTTTTAGGAGCATTACTTGCAGGATTTATAGCAGGATATTTAGTAGAAGGGCTTAAGAAAATATTTAATGTATTGCCAACTTCATTAGAAGGAATAAAACCAGTATTATTATATCCTTTATTTGGTACTCTTTTGATGGGTGTTATAATGACATTTCTAGTAATACCTCCAGTTACAGCAA
This sequence is a window from Clostridioides difficile. Protein-coding genes within it:
- the ytvI gene encoding sporulation integral membrane protein YtvI, whose amino-acid sequence is MDIQKQKGFIIKFTYVVLIASIIYVVLKFLFPLLMPFVISFIIAFILRPIIKLITDNTNLNRTFISAVVLLAFYGLGIFLLVSFGAKIFASISDIFFRLPDIYKSGIQPTLNTLFSKIDASTPNVNLALILGWDNISQSMMSLVASISTNALNAIASIASKTPAFMLKLIITLIASFFFTFDYQKIVNFILRQFPEKSQSMIINIKNSSVNAILKLLKAYAILLSVTFVELLIGLNLLQVENAFTISVIVALVDILPVLGTGSILTPWMIISLINGNIHLAVGLLILYIIITVVRQILEPKVVGQQIGLYPLITLMCMFVGAQLFGIAGLFGFPIAATIIKNLHDNGIITAFK
- a CDS encoding tyrosine-protein phosphatase codes for the protein MKNFRDLGGNRTEDGRTVKYGLFYRSAKLSNLSKNDIKVLKDLNIKYVFDYRSDEEARKHPSTIISNIKNIRIPAMRELEESGGRFGSIEDMIDGLFEKDGAFNMLNNSYYNLPVNNPSYKKLVELIKDYSNLPILNHCTAGKDRTGVGSAIILMILGVSRENIMKDYLKSNEFADKEIERFIEYKPKFKDIPKERLNYIFGVNEEYIKTAFRRIDEEYNSVEEYLYGEFKLDKEEIKKLRNQYLE
- a CDS encoding BglG family transcription antiterminator, yielding MSLNITARQINIIKILLNSKETMSGLALSQEIGCSSKTIQNEIKDINRQLKNSKILSIRGVGYKLEGSFNEVNLNSNLYDDVDRVEYIIRKILTLSNEEKNTIRLEDLADSMYVSVSTVKNDLKEVKRILDKYSISIKSKHKQGICISENEDKILNCIIDLSNKRDNQLSLNDFLNDDIKEKKLIIKKILLDVLNENGLVLTDIEFKNVLNNILVILSRHKYDEKEFIKEYVETYNNKRSSILENEQNKEIIINSIRTFCKNLKLATSIDISHDDIFEEYLYKHISSLCKKIKLGMNQSPIIAQDIKIKYPFAFELANIAKKTIEQDLKIEINEDEVANIALHIGGAVERASYNNKDKVFKAIIVCTSGIGTSMLIKAKLENIFREKLEILKVIPSYLAEYVKVIDVDFVISTVPIEIGDIPVINISPMLSEKEIKLIEKYIETGNVYLDLEIKNLFDSELFFTDLDFKYKEDVIDFMASKLVQKGYIDGDMKNSYFEREKIATTEIGNMVSIPHGAIGKVFDNKIAIGILKKPIAWEISDVRLIIMLALDKDKILDYETIFSNIYKRVDSIAKVISICENSNFEKFVNMFK
- the pfkB gene encoding 1-phosphofructokinase, with the translated sequence MIYTVTLNPSIDYIVKLDELNTGSTNRVNEEYVYPGGKGINVSCILKELGHDNTSLGFISGFTGEYIVKTLEEKKLKTDFIKLKNGFSRINVKVNVSEETEINGQGPNISDEYINLLYKKLDKLNQEDILILAGSIPSTLDEKLYENIMSRLEEKNIKIVVDATKNLLLNVLKYKPFLIKPNNDELEEMFSVKLNSNEDIVKYARKLKEMGAVNVLVSMGKDGALLITEYNEVFISDVPKGTVKNSAGAGDSMVAGFISGYLSTGEYDYALKLGAASGSATAFSYDLAERKHIDKLVNEIAVKRF
- a CDS encoding fructose-specific PTS transporter subunit EIIC, with amino-acid sequence MKIIDLLDEKSIKLNLESKNKPKVIEELVDLVANSGNLNDKENYKKAILAREEMSTTGIGEGVAIPHAKTTAVNKACIAAAVSKEGIDYESFDGSLSNLFFMIAAPDGANNTHLEVLSRLSTILMDEDFRNKLINSSSAREFKEIIDKKEREKFSDEYQDEEISKEDIVNNKDKNISKYPQILAVTACPTGIAHTFMAAESLNKMAESKGISIKVETNGSAGVKNRLTKEEIENATCIIVAADKNVEMARFDGKKVIKTKVADGIHKAEELIEKAVNGDAPIYHGGGEGSHNESGEESESGFRKVYKHLMNGVSNMLPFVIGGGILIALAFLLDDYSIDPSHFGSNTPIAAFFKGIGDKAFGFMLPVLAGYIAYSISDRPAFVVGFVGGALAGDGGSGFLGALLAGFIAGYLVEGLKKIFNVLPTSLEGIKPVLLYPLFGTLLMGVIMTFLVIPPVTAINDAMVGFLNSLGGTSKIVLGLVLGGMMAVDMGGPVNKAAYVFGVASLESGQFEIMAAVMAGGMVPPLAIALATTFFKNRFTKEERESGKVNYVMGLSFVTEGAIPFAAGDPLHVIPACVGGSAVAGALSMLFNAALRAPHGGVFVIPVVTHPIGYIMAIIVGSIVGMMLLALFKKPLNQRA